GCCTGCACGAGGATGATATGCAAAAATGTATGAAGCAAGccacaggggaaaaaatggaatTATAGCTAACttctgtgtgcacacacattACGTGTGCATATAAACTCTTAGTCGCCATAGTGAGGCTCTGAAGGTATTAGTATGACTGTTCCCTCTTGACACGAAGGAAACGAAGAACCAGGTTAATGAAGTCAGTGAATTGCACAGGAAATAGGTGGAGGATGTCAGGATTTGATTGACAGTCAGGCCACAGGTCCTGGGCATCAGCCCTTAGCCAGTGGTATTTCTGACAGAACAGTGACGTCAGGTTAAAGTGGCACACAGGTATCACAGCCATTGCTACAGACAGCTGGGGACCGGAATGACAACCCCCGACCTGCATCTGTCCAGCTTAGTAATGCAGctgggtgacaggtggccatgtgTTTGGACCTAAAGTGACACAGCCTTaaccaaagaagtcaggatgCTGGATTGAACCCCAAAAGGTCAACCCGTGGAGGAGACCCAAGCCATCCTCTTCCTTCTGGGGTCACATGTGGAGATTCTAGCTGCACTTCTGGGGGGGGGGCGATGGGTATCCCAAGGACACAGATCCCAAAGGCAGGAGGAGACTGCTATTTCTCCTGACTCCTGAAAAGTCTACTTTAACCAAAGGAAGAAGGCATTGGGTGGATTTCTTTTTGCCTTCCTCAATATGAGCTACAAATTCTGTAGACTACATGATATTCACATCTTGcagttttgtgtttgtttgttttttgagatggaaTGTTGCTGGGTTGTAGAGGCTgctcttgaactcctgggctcaagtgatcctcctgcctcagcctccacagctcCGCAGTGCTGTGTCCAGCTCCAAGATTCAGATTAGTGCTGAGGCTACAATGTTGTCTgtcttttcttattgatttttttttaaaaaataaatgacagcagaatgctttgcCATTCTGATCACACGTGTACAGCGCAGTTTCTCGTCTCTCTGGTTGTGTCTAAAGTATGTCGGCACCAACTCGTGTCTTCGCGCGTGGACTctggattagcaaggatggtggagtGTGCTGTCTGTCTTTGGAGCAGTTGATCCTAACGTCAGCTCCACAGACTGTGACACCATCAGGATGTGGGGCGAAACGGTCACTCTCTATGAAGAAAGAACGTGCGAGTGTCTGCATCTGGATCTTGTGTGACGGGGAGCAGTTTGGGTAGCCTTCGTGGTGATCAGGAGGCACCTGGTGAGGGCCTTTACCATCTCCGGTGAAGCTTGTCTCCCTCTCAGGTCTCGACGAAAACCCAGCACCGGGCTGGATGTGAGTTGTGGTCTCCAGAGGAGGCTCCGGGGCAGCAGCTCATCACGGTCAAACCAGccaacaaaccaaaaaaaaatacatcacgTGCACCTGTGCAGGGGGTGAGGCACACCTGTCCTTGAGCTTTTCCTTGACCAGCTGTGCCACCTGCCAGGACGGGCCTTGCTGACCACAGGTGGTTTCCTATGGTAGCAGGAACAGGGCTGCTTCCTTCTCCAGCGACATTTCTTTTTGCAGCatgtgcactggttggcttcctgttTTCGAGGGTCCTTTTAGTCCCCGCGATTGCGCAGACAGGTGACTCACTGGAGCGGTAGGGAACTTAAAGGATCCCGTTGTTCCCTGAATCTTGCCCGACCTGAGAGGCCAAGGAACAACATATTCCTTTTCTGTCCTTCACTTTGGTCTCCATGTTTTGGATTCAAACATGGAGCCGGGGAGATCCACCCGTCTTGAAGTAGGAGCGCGGGTGTCAACCTCCGTGTCCATAATGTTACAGTGACCCCTTCCGTTTAAGTGGGGGTCACTGTTCCTGCTGGAATTCAGGTTTACACTCTGTCTGTCGGTTCTGTAGTGATGGCTTATGGTCTCAGCCTAACTCAGGCTGGTTTATTGGTAGTAGTGCCTCCTCCAGACCCCAGCAGGTGACAGTTGCAAAGTGGCACAGGGAGAATACGAAATGAAGTCAACATGAGCAAAACCACACCCAGTTTGTATAAGAACTTGAATccaaaaagtctatttttttttatcccaaacTTTACTTAGTGACGTGTTATATCcctgtttattttgagctcacagTCAACgttacaataacaacaacaacaacaaaaatctctttTGAACATTTTCAGTGTGCTTCATCCTGGCCTGTGTCGGAGCCGTCCTGTCCTGACATGGAGTCGGGTGAGAGGCAGAGACCGACCTCCGGTTCGCTGGGGCTCTTGACAgattttaggtaaagtgctttacGTCTGAAGTGGATCTTTACCTTTTACTTcgatatcattttataaaattcgGACATTTCCTGAACCTATCTGAATATCAGTGAACATCATACAATCTTTCATCCGAAACAGGAGCCAATCAGAAAGACGAAGATGTCTCTCAGCATACACAAATCAGACTCTCCTTGTTACCttccaaaaatgcatttaaatccTCATCCTAGTATAAAGAGTTcccacaaaattatatatatatatatatatatatttattcacaaaattttatacatatatattatatatatacatgttacTTATGTAACGTGAAATCACACACATAACATGTATccatatgtgtacacacataaaatatatatatatatatatctataactTGGATCACCTTTATCCAGTTACAAAGTGTTAAATGCATAATCACCAACCAAATTGATTGTCTCTGTCTAAATCAAAAGGTGACGACTGCTACAGACAATTTCGCTTTGGAGAACTCCAACTTGGTACAAATGTTCTAAGCTCCGCATTTTAAAAGGCTTGTTCGCTTGGGCACCATGAGTACATCTTATATACAGAGAAGCCAGTAATGACTCGGGTCACAGTTACACAGATGCCCTTGTTCATTAAGTTTATTAACTGagtttaaattctctctctttgtgtgtgtgtgtgtgtgtgtgtgtgtagaaattcattttttgtatatttttaaagataaataataaaacacgAGACATCCACATAGAGTCTCCCAGAAGGAGAGAATATGCGGAGAATGGCTACaagaatattctagaaaataATGACCAAACTCCTCAGAAATCATGGAGGGGGAAGGAGAcatgcacaacagttttcaacttctgaaagaaaataactccttttttcctatataaatttattttgctttacttatctttgtgtggtgctggggattgaacccagggcactcaatcactgagccccatccccagccctatttttgtgttttatttagagacagggtctccctgagttgcttagctcctggCCTTTGCAGAGGCTGtgtttgaactcgccatcctcctgcctcagcctcccacaggaAGTCACGTAAAAATATGTAAAGGACACGTGTCCCTCTTGACAGAACAAACGTTTCACAACTAATGTATGTtgaaattaaaaagatgaaagaacaTTTTATGTACTCTTTTTCAGTTGCAGAcagacacaagatctttatttatttgtttatttttacgtagtgctgaagatcgaacccagagcaTTGTGCATCAGgcaaggcaagttctctaccgctgagctacaaccccagccctgaaaaatgttttttttaagaaactaaatTTAAAGTTTTCTATTAAAACATAGAGCCTGGCaaggtggcccacacctataatcccagcagctagggaggctgaggcaggaggatcatgagttcaaattcagcctctgcaaaggtgaggtgctaagcaactcagtgagaccttgtctctaaataaaatacaaaaatagggctggggatggggctcagtggtcaggtgcccctgggttcaatccccagcatcaaacaAAACTTAAACAAGGCTGACACAATTCTCGGAAGTATACATAAGAGTTGTTTATTTAACCACCTATGAAGTAATTATTGAAAAGACTTTAGGGCTCTTGCCTCGCaggtgagaggcactgggttcaattcttagcaacacatataaataaataaatgaataaataaataagtagatccatcaacaactaaaaaataaactttaaaaaattttagaaaagacttTAAAAGCGGCACAGAAGCGAATCCCTTTCAGATGCAGTTTCCCTAAGTAACGAAACCTTGCTGACACAGGAAATTATCTTGACAGATAAAAGCAGATCAATATTTTAAAGATCCCTTGTCTCTAGACATAGAGAATTCGCATATTAAAGATTAAtcttactttataaaaaaaaaaaaaaccttgagtaACTTTTTTGCTGATTATAGGCAGCTTAATCACAGACACGAACCTTTTGAGATTGACCGTCCACAAACCTCTTGCTACTTAGGTAGACACTCTCCGTCTGGCTCACGTACCTAGTTTTGTCCTCTGTCTCATCTTGGAATTCAGCGTGAGAAGGTCGCTTCTCCGTCTACCATGTGAATCCAGTCTTTCTGGTACCATTTAATAAAGAGGCGGTATTTTATCCTCTGTACGTCTGGGGAGACTTTCTGGAGAATCATTTGGCTGTAGGTGTGTGTGGGTGCCTTTCTGGCCCGTTCCGTTGGTCTGCGTGTCTGTTTCTACGTCCGTACCCTGCTGTCTTTAACTACTGTGGATTTGTGGTAGGTTTTGAAACGAGGTACGGTGGTGTCCTCCGACGTCTTCCTTTTGTTCAAGATGGCTTTGGTGACTCCAGGTCTTTTGCATCTCCCTGTGAATTTTCAGGATCTTTTTCTGCCTCCGTGAAGAACATCACTGGCCTCGTGCTAAGGATTGCACGGAAACGGTAGCCGCTTTTAAAACACTCACATTCCTGTACTCCAATGATGAATCAATctgctgttgatttttttattctgacactttgctgaattcatttatgaattgAAGAAATCTGGTGGGGGTTTTGGAGTGTTCTAAAGACAAGATCGTGGTGTCGGCAAACAGAGAtgatttaagctcttcttttcctgtttggatccctttaatttccttttcgtGCCTTATCGCTCTGGCTAGCGTTTCAAGGACGGTGtgttaaataggagtggtgagggTGGGCATCCGTGCCTGGCTCCTGCCTTTAGAAGAGATGCTTTCGGTTTTCTCCATTCACAGTTGGCTTGGGTTTTTCATTCGCCGTCTTTATGTTATGAGGGATCTTCCTTCTATCCCTAGGTTTTCTGACATGAATGGGTGCTGCACTCTgttaaatgccttttctgcatcgattgagataatcatgtgaagATTGCCTTTAAGTCTTTTGATGTGGCGAGTCACGTTGATTGATTTCTGAATGCTGagccaaccttacatccctgggatgaaccccacctGATCACGGTGCGCTCTCTCTTTCGCGTATTTTCGTATGCAGTTGGccagtatatttttttttttttaagaacgtTTACATCTGTGTTCATGAAAGACATTGGTCGAAAGTTTCCTTTCCCTGATGGGCCTTTGTCTGCTTTTGGCTTTAGGGTGATACTGGTTTCAGAATTCTCCGAAAATCCtccatgatttttttaatattttaattattggtTGACGGACCTTCGTTTTATTTACTTAactacatgtggtgctgagaatcggacccagtgcctcacgcatgctcggcaagcactctaccgctgagccccagccccagccctaaaatccTACCTTTTGATAGTGCAAACGAAAACTCAATTGCATAGGCacttatcccagagaaatgaaggtttgtgtttatttctgtgtgtgtgtgtgtgtgaacgtTTACATctccttattgttttttttttcttttgtaccggggggaatggagcccaggggaactctaccacggagcctcaccccttaacattttttaaatttttattttgagacaggggtcctggctacgttgctgaggctggcctcggacgtgcgatcctcctgcctcagcctccctcccggGTAGCTAGGATCACAGTCCTGAGCCACCACACCCCAACCCACTTTATTCTCCACGGCACCAAAGTGCGAAGGACCCAAAATGTCCTTCGATGAGTGAACGATTCGGCGAACGGTGGTGTGTCCCGATCACGGAATCTACTCAACcactaaaaatgaaagaagtggAGCGACAGGTTTGGAAAATGGGTGGAAGAGGAAGTTTCCAGAATCTATTCACCGAAGCAAGCGGGCTGCCCGAGGGAGTGTCTGAGCCCCCCCTGTGACCCCAGCCAGTACGTGTGTCACCAAAGATGTCCCCTTCCTGCTGTGCGTTTCAAGCCACTGTCTAGGATCTGGCAGGATCCTCCGGCCCAGAGGGGAAATGGGCAAACCTAAGGTGAAGCTGAAGATTTGCACAGCCCTGGAAACATCCCGATCTACTTACCTTGAAAAGTCTCCTGGAGAGCCCGGCTGGGGGCATGTGACACGTGTGACCACATCCGATGCCCCCCATAGCCCTTGAGGTGGTACTGACGGTGTCCCCTGGCAGATGGCGGTcactggggagcagaggggcagGACACGGGAATTCAGGCTGCAGAGCCCAAGGTCCAGGCCAGACCCCGGCCTGGTGGTGCCTGGGGGCTGGCTGGGGCTCGGGTCAGGACAAGGTCCGCCAGGACGGGTCAGCCACAGTGACGCCTCCGCCCGCTCGTTCGCTGCTGTCCACGGTCACTCCCTTGGGCCAGCAAACCCCAGGATCCAGCTGCTGCCCCTGATTGTGACCTCAGAGGCTTCTAGGGGGCCCTGCctggccagagccatggagtgcAGGCTCCGTCCGTGGGGTGACGGTGAGGACCATGGTCAACGTCCGGCCAGGGGCCCGTCCTTGGGGAAACCATAGCGACCCTCCCGTTGTCCTTCCTGGACTTTCTGACCCACGCCCCGCCGTGGTCGCGCTCAGAATTGGGGACGGGGCGGCCTGGTGAGCTCCGGCAGCCCATGTGGCCGGGAAGGACAGCCCCAAGTCCGTTTGGGGGGCAGCGAGTGGCCGTTGGGAGAGATGATCCAGGATGGATGCTCCTGAGGGCCAGAGGGCTGCCCCGGACTCCTGTCCCCCCCGGGAAGCCGAAGGAGTCCAGGTGCTAGGCCCGTCCTCCCCGACGTCCGCAAGGAGGATGGCCACCACCGAATGGCTTTGAGGGACCTCCGGGTTCTGGCCACCCACACTTTCTGAGGCCACCTGGAGCCCTCCTGTCCCACCCCTGCCCTTCCCTAGAGGTCACCCCTTGCCTTCCAGCCATGGCTAACAGGGTCCCATCCTGACGCCGTGCACCATGGAACCGAGAACCCACAAGAAGTGTCCCCAACATAAGAAACCCAAGAGCCAGGCCCAGGACGCATTCACCAACAGCTTTCCATACAGGTACCCGAAGCCCAGACCCCCAGGTCCCCTGTGCCCCCGGGCCCCGCCACCAGGGCATTCCAGGGCCTCCCAGGGACAGAGTCCCCCGCGCCCAGGCCCCAGGAGCAATGCTGGTGGACAGCCTGGAGCTGCCTTGTCGCCTATTGTCCCCTGCCTTGTCCCAGCCCAGGCCGAGGGGCCTCCGGAGAGGTGCCCGGGTCAAGCATGCGGAAGGGTGCCCCCAGGTAGAAAGTTCCAGAAGAGCGAGCGCGCCTCCGGGAGGCCGCGTCCACACGAGGACGCGTGTTGCAGGTTCTCGTGGCTGACACAGCCCACCACCGAGTCCCTGAAAGTCTGGGACAGCAGGAACACCCCCCCGAGGGACTTGCTGCCCCTGCAGAAGAAGCTGGTGGCCACCAGGTCCATCCCCGTCCCAGGGTGAGTCCTGCCCGGGGCAGCCCTCCAGTTACCACCAGGCCCGCCCAGGGTGCGCAGTACGGGAAAGAGCCACCCGGGACACACACCAAAAGCCACAAGGGGTCACTTGCAGGGGACAGGGTGGCATGAACCCGAGGATCTGGGACAAAggcctgcaccccagcctcctggtGCCCCCCAGCCCCACCCGGTGCCCCAGCCTCTCCCACTCAGCGTGCACCTCGGCCTCCGCCCCCAAGTCCCACTGTCCCCTTCTCGTGCGGCTGCAGGACCATCAGGTCCCCAAGTCCTGCCACAGACCCTGAATGGAACCCCCCCCCTTGGGTGAAATGGGATCCGTCTAGTGCCTGGTGGCTACGTATGGAAGAGGGTCCCCACCATGTCCCCCCATTTCTGGCCTCCTGTCTGGGCCTCCCCCTGGGAGCCATGAAGGCCGGCCTTCAGAGAAGGGCAGGGAGCGACTaccggggggtggggggcgtcACGGAGcttggggaaggggaggggcagagggtgcCCTAGAAGGGGTCTGGCGAAGAGAGGTGTCCCTGCCCATCACCTCGTGCATGGGTAGCACTTGAGGACCCCCGGCCATGCGCCGGGCAGGGGGCACAGGAGGCCACAGGGACCTGCCAGGTCTGGGCTCAGGTGTGAGGTGTGGCTGTGGCTGCCTCCCCAGGCTCGGGGCTCCGCAGCACACCGCATCACCCAGCATCTACCCTCCGCCCCCACCGCCACCCCAGTGCCACCTCTGGGAACTCAAGTTACTGAGCCTCCGCTTCCCCAAGCAAGCCAGACACCCGCCGTTCCCTCTGCACAGCGACACTAAAGACCCCTGGATCAGGGAAGCAAATCAGCCATCGAGGGGCTTCTCCTAATGTCCCCAGGTCTGTGTGACCTTCCTCAAAGCCACCTTCTCCTCTGGGCACGCTCTGGGCAGCAGCCGCAGAGACTTGACTCGAGGGGAACGCCCAGATGGCCTCGGGAGTCCagggcctctctgcctccccGAGAACCACACCTACCACACGTGTACCTAGGAATAAACTTTGTACATTGAAATCCCACTTCTGCGTGGACTGGTCACTGTCTCGACGGAGTCTCTCTTTTCTCGTCCGTAGAAGTGGGGGTCATTATTGTCTCGTCTTGCAGGACGGGTGTGAGGCTCGGGAAGAAAGCACATgtctccggaggctgaggcaggaggacccaaagttggaggccagcctccgcgactga
The sequence above is a segment of the Ictidomys tridecemlineatus isolate mIctTri1 chromosome 16, mIctTri1.hap1, whole genome shotgun sequence genome. Coding sequences within it:
- the C16H3orf22 gene encoding uncharacterized protein C3orf22 homolog; translation: MEPRTHKKCPQHKKPKSQAQDAFTNSFPYRFSWLTQPTTESLKVWDSRNTPPRDLLPLQKKLVATRSIPVPGLGAPQHTASPSIYPPPPPPPQCHLWELKLLSLRFPKQARHPPFPLHSDTKDPWIREANQPSRGFS